From the Gordonia bronchialis DSM 43247 genome, one window contains:
- a CDS encoding alpha/beta hydrolase, translated as MNLTTIETWDTGALDTVAKHLDVRSPDEIAAVLPTADGVAAWFGQPGGAALLDGRDPRDPNTAAALGAARRLAMDTSTAAAHLQSQLATLRGLAEAASLVVEPDGQVTTAPGAGPDAGRERLRSRLEFSARALIDQATAVTDEANRIVSAIRSGQITARGATTIPDAVAAGAALGGLMPGAPPRGATPAAVRAAWEALPRQQQRELISSHPEWLGNVPGIPSAVRHEVNVARLPGVRARLQEVADRLRAQVNRHFFKGWFTNEDAGLRQVCAKIADVEKLQELIGENSWSPQNPEGRMLLLLDMDSGEQGKAVVAIANPDDADHVSVTTPGMDTNIRNSFAGAIGETESLRHEAYRQLRLAGRDGQSVSTIMWLGYEPPDNRGSRLPGWSFLEVAQQDRATNGAPDLVAFYRGLDATSNKTDPHLVAFGHSYGSLTQGIALQQPGGHPVDDAAFYGSPGFEAGTEAELGLAPGHGYVMQGDRDWIAKFQSRRRFGLNGPAPLATTLRRLDVGPRTTPDGVEREGAHTHADYPRNGSNWQLRTSGYHLARILAGLPPD; from the coding sequence GTGAACCTGACCACGATCGAGACCTGGGACACCGGTGCGCTCGACACTGTGGCCAAGCATCTCGATGTCCGCAGTCCCGACGAGATCGCCGCGGTGCTCCCGACCGCCGATGGTGTGGCCGCCTGGTTCGGGCAGCCCGGTGGCGCGGCATTGCTCGACGGGCGTGATCCGCGCGATCCGAACACCGCCGCGGCGCTCGGCGCCGCCCGTCGGCTCGCGATGGACACCTCGACGGCCGCCGCCCATCTGCAAAGCCAGCTCGCGACGCTGCGTGGTCTGGCCGAGGCGGCGTCGCTGGTCGTCGAACCCGACGGGCAGGTGACGACCGCGCCGGGAGCCGGGCCCGACGCCGGTCGCGAGCGGCTGCGGTCACGTCTGGAGTTCTCGGCGCGGGCCCTGATCGATCAGGCAACCGCGGTGACCGATGAGGCCAACCGCATCGTGTCGGCCATCCGCAGTGGGCAGATCACGGCCCGCGGTGCGACCACGATCCCGGATGCCGTCGCGGCCGGTGCCGCGCTCGGCGGACTGATGCCCGGCGCCCCGCCGAGGGGCGCGACGCCGGCCGCTGTGCGCGCCGCCTGGGAAGCGTTGCCGCGCCAGCAGCAGCGTGAGCTCATCTCGAGCCACCCGGAGTGGCTCGGCAATGTGCCCGGAATTCCCAGCGCCGTGCGACACGAGGTGAATGTGGCACGCCTGCCGGGGGTGCGCGCACGCCTGCAGGAGGTCGCCGATCGTCTTCGCGCACAGGTGAATCGGCACTTCTTCAAGGGCTGGTTCACCAATGAGGATGCCGGACTCAGACAGGTCTGCGCCAAGATCGCCGACGTCGAGAAACTCCAGGAGCTGATCGGCGAGAACTCGTGGAGCCCACAGAATCCGGAAGGCCGGATGCTGTTGCTGCTGGACATGGACTCCGGCGAGCAGGGCAAGGCCGTCGTCGCGATCGCGAATCCCGATGACGCCGACCATGTCTCGGTGACGACCCCGGGAATGGACACCAATATCCGCAACAGTTTCGCCGGCGCGATCGGCGAGACCGAATCGCTGCGGCACGAGGCCTACCGGCAGCTTCGTCTGGCCGGGCGCGACGGCCAGAGTGTCTCGACCATCATGTGGCTGGGCTACGAGCCACCCGACAATCGCGGATCCCGGTTGCCGGGCTGGAGCTTTCTGGAAGTGGCCCAACAGGATCGGGCGACCAACGGCGCCCCCGACCTCGTCGCGTTCTATCGCGGCCTGGATGCGACGTCGAACAAGACCGATCCGCATCTGGTGGCGTTCGGGCACTCCTACGGATCCCTCACCCAGGGCATCGCCCTGCAGCAGCCGGGCGGCCATCCCGTCGACGACGCGGCGTTCTACGGTTCACCCGGCTTCGAAGCGGGAACCGAAGCCGAACTGGGCCTGGCCCCGGGGCACGGGTACGTCATGCAGGGGGATCGGGACTGGATTGCGAAGTTCCAGTCGCGCAGGCGATTCGGCCTGAACGGGCCGGCGCCGCTGGCCACCACGCTGCGCCGGCTCGACGTCGGCCCCCGAACGACGCCCGATGGTGTCGAGCGGGAGGGCGCGCACACGCACGCCGATTACCCGCGCAACGGCTCCAACTGGCAGTTGCGCACCTCGGGATATCACCTCGCCCGTATCCTGGCCGGCCTGCCACCGGACTGA
- a CDS encoding TVP38/TMEM64 family protein — MLCASAYTTLADRSLGPVIDAETVTKTTVGVRTYSDGVPDTPTRPVESSATHSRIDRRALRAAAIAAVVVVVILACTYFLPTPSVAVVRSWGQSLGPWFAWLFFAAYAIITIAPIPRSTFTVMSGIFFGPVVGFTGAMIASTVAAVAAFLLVRRLGRARVQPYLKKPVVAAVEYRLSRRGWLAVGSLRLIAACPFSVANYCSALSSVRIVPFTVASVIGMAPGTAAVVFLGDALTGNRNPVLLVLTGLFFAVGIAGLVLDARLPVRDPDPGRPLDSTTSSQQA; from the coding sequence ATGCTCTGTGCGAGCGCGTACACGACCTTAGCCGATCGCTCGCTCGGCCCGGTCATCGACGCGGAGACGGTGACGAAGACCACCGTCGGAGTCCGAACGTACAGTGACGGGGTGCCCGACACCCCCACCCGGCCCGTCGAGTCGTCCGCGACGCACAGCCGAATCGACCGCCGCGCCCTGCGCGCTGCCGCGATCGCCGCGGTCGTCGTGGTCGTGATCCTGGCATGCACCTATTTCCTGCCGACGCCCTCGGTGGCGGTCGTCCGGTCCTGGGGGCAGTCGCTGGGCCCCTGGTTCGCCTGGCTGTTCTTCGCCGCCTACGCGATCATCACCATCGCCCCCATTCCGCGATCGACGTTCACGGTGATGTCGGGCATCTTCTTCGGACCGGTGGTCGGTTTCACCGGGGCGATGATCGCGTCGACGGTGGCGGCAGTGGCCGCGTTCCTGCTGGTCCGTCGCCTTGGCCGGGCACGCGTCCAGCCCTACCTGAAGAAGCCCGTGGTGGCCGCCGTCGAGTATCGGCTGAGCCGTCGTGGATGGCTGGCCGTCGGCTCGCTGCGCCTGATCGCCGCCTGTCCGTTCTCGGTGGCCAACTACTGTTCGGCCCTGTCATCGGTACGGATCGTGCCGTTCACGGTCGCCAGCGTGATCGGGATGGCACCGGGAACCGCCGCGGTGGTGTTCCTCGGTGACGCCCTGACCGGTAATCGCAATCCGGTGTTGCTGGTCCTGACCGGACTCTTCTTCGCCGTCGGGATCGCCGGGCTGGTTCTCGATGCTCGCCTACCCGTTCGCGACCCAGACCCCGGCCGTCCCCTTGATTCGACGACATCAAGCCAGCAGGCTTGA
- a CDS encoding methylmalonyl-CoA mutase family protein, whose translation MSEHTDQQKPAPGSESGLDEAYQAWSQAAAAVLAKSRRVAVEELPADADTLLSTTTPDGLTIRPLYTRRDETAEPGLPGRFPFVRGSDPRRDVTVGWRVTERFGDDDTPAKGVNESILEAMANGTSGLWLSVRDGDGSGLSTADLGTALAGVYLDLVPVTLDAGEYAVEAARELLRLRTEAAKAPQAAPVTAGTTHSFGLSPLTAAFSGRATVDADAAVALATGDLPAGVRTFRVEGGDFATAGADNGLELALVVAAAVTHLRDLTAAGLSAAAALEQITFGVSADDDQFATIAKLRALRKLWSRVADVLGARESGGALTHAVTDLSMFSQRDPWVNMLRSTIAAFGAGVGGADQVTVLGYDAALPADLRTSSATFSRRIARNTQLLLLEESNLGRVLDPGGGSWFIESLTDDLAANAWTVFTQIEAAGGYRSALESGWIADRVGASLATRDVEVAHRRTSVTGVNEFPNLTERSLGAGASEAADGLVTGTPRLARVGRAFEALRDRSDVSLAERGARPSILLLPLGSVAEHNARTTFVANLLASGGIEAVNPGPLTADTIAEAVGGAATSIAVLCGTKQRYADDGPAALAAARAAGLDRVLLAGPDKEWPDGADRPDGSLRVGIDAVATLTDLLDQLDENAGATAPVGASS comes from the coding sequence ATGTCAGAACATACTGACCAGCAGAAACCCGCGCCGGGATCCGAATCCGGACTCGACGAGGCGTACCAGGCGTGGTCGCAGGCCGCAGCCGCGGTTCTCGCCAAATCCCGTCGCGTCGCCGTCGAGGAGCTCCCCGCCGATGCTGACACGCTGCTGTCCACCACGACCCCCGACGGACTGACCATCCGTCCCCTCTACACCCGTCGCGACGAGACGGCCGAACCCGGGCTTCCGGGCCGTTTCCCGTTCGTCCGGGGGAGCGATCCGCGTCGCGATGTGACGGTGGGCTGGCGCGTCACCGAGCGCTTCGGTGACGACGACACCCCCGCCAAGGGTGTCAACGAGTCGATCCTCGAGGCGATGGCCAACGGCACCAGCGGTCTGTGGTTGTCCGTGCGCGACGGTGACGGGTCCGGTCTGTCGACCGCAGATCTCGGTACCGCACTCGCCGGCGTCTACCTCGATCTGGTGCCGGTGACCCTCGACGCGGGGGAGTACGCCGTCGAGGCCGCCCGCGAACTCCTGCGGTTGCGCACCGAGGCCGCCAAGGCGCCGCAGGCTGCGCCGGTCACCGCCGGGACCACACACTCGTTCGGGCTCTCCCCGCTGACCGCCGCCTTCTCCGGGCGCGCCACGGTCGACGCCGACGCCGCGGTGGCACTGGCCACCGGCGATCTGCCGGCCGGGGTACGGACCTTCCGGGTCGAGGGTGGTGACTTCGCCACCGCCGGCGCCGACAACGGTCTCGAACTCGCGCTCGTCGTCGCCGCGGCCGTTACCCATCTACGCGACCTCACCGCCGCGGGTCTGTCCGCCGCCGCGGCACTCGAACAGATCACCTTCGGCGTCTCCGCCGACGACGACCAGTTCGCGACGATCGCGAAATTGCGTGCGCTGCGCAAACTCTGGTCCCGCGTGGCCGATGTGCTCGGCGCGCGTGAGTCCGGCGGTGCACTCACCCACGCCGTCACCGATCTGTCGATGTTCTCCCAGCGTGACCCGTGGGTGAACATGCTGCGCAGCACCATCGCCGCTTTCGGTGCCGGTGTCGGTGGCGCCGACCAGGTCACCGTGCTCGGCTATGACGCGGCGCTGCCCGCCGATCTGCGCACCTCGAGCGCCACCTTCTCGCGTCGCATCGCGCGCAACACCCAGCTGTTGCTCCTCGAGGAGTCGAATCTCGGCCGGGTCCTCGATCCTGGCGGCGGCTCGTGGTTCATCGAGTCCCTCACCGACGATCTGGCCGCCAACGCCTGGACGGTGTTCACCCAGATCGAGGCGGCGGGCGGCTACCGCAGCGCGCTGGAGAGTGGATGGATCGCCGACCGGGTCGGTGCGTCGCTGGCCACCCGCGACGTCGAGGTGGCTCATCGTCGCACGTCGGTCACCGGCGTCAACGAGTTCCCCAATCTCACCGAACGGTCGCTGGGGGCAGGGGCATCAGAGGCCGCCGACGGACTCGTGACCGGTACACCGCGTCTGGCACGGGTGGGACGCGCCTTCGAGGCATTGCGGGATCGTTCCGACGTGAGCCTCGCCGAACGCGGCGCCCGACCATCGATTCTGCTGCTTCCGCTGGGCAGTGTCGCCGAACACAATGCGCGTACCACCTTCGTGGCGAATCTCCTCGCCTCCGGTGGCATCGAAGCCGTCAATCCGGGGCCGCTCACCGCCGACACCATCGCCGAGGCGGTCGGCGGCGCCGCCACCTCCATCGCCGTGCTCTGCGGAACCAAGCAGCGCTACGCCGACGACGGGCCCGCCGCATTGGCTGCCGCGCGTGCAGCCGGACTGGACCGCGTACTGCTGGCCGGTCCGGACAAGGAGTGGCCGGACGGTGCGGACCGTCCCGACGGGTCATTGCGCGTCGGCATCGACGCCGTGGCGACCCTGACCGATCTGCTCGATCAGCTCGACGAGAATGCGGGCGCAACCGCGCCGGTGGGAGCATCATCATGA
- the scpA gene encoding methylmalonyl-CoA mutase: MTQTQPQAHNKAVPSFADVPLTPATADDAAAQGDSSPAGDAAVRELADAHGYSVEQITWSTPEQIDVAPVYTRTDRDAIATDAEHPYPLDSVPGEAPFIRGPYPTMYVNQPWTIRQYAGFSTAAESNAFYRRNLAAGQKGLSVAFDLATHRGYDSDHPRVAGDVGMAGVAIDSILDMRQLFDGIDLGSVSVSMTMNGAVLPILALYVVAAEEQGVPPEKLAGTIQNDILKEFMVRNTYIYPPKPSMRIISNIFEYTSQKMPKFNSISISGYHIQEAGATADLELAYTLADGVEYIRAGLDAGLDIDKFAPRLSFFWGIGMNFFMEVAKLRAARLLWSELVADFAPKNAKSRSLRTHSQTSGWSLTAQDVFNNVARTCIEAMAATQGHTQSLHTNALDEAIALPTDFSARIARNTQLLLQQESGTTRPIDPWAGSDYVEWLTHQLAQKARAHIREVEEAGGMTQAINEGLPKLRIEEAAARTQARIDSGQQPLVGVNKYQVADDEEIEVLKVENSKVRAEQLEKLERLRAQRDQAAVDKALEDLTRAAASSDGGLENNLMALAIEAARHQATVGEISDAMEKVYGRHQAEIKTISGVYRHEAGDVSNVDAAIEVVKKFADAEGRRPRVLVAKMGQDGHDRGQKVIATAFADLGFDVDVGPLFATPEEVAAQAADNDVHVVGVSSLAAGHLTLVPALREALAAVGRPDIMIVVGGVIPPGDFDELYKAGAAAIFPPGTVIADSAVELVTKLADNLGLELAGVAGE; this comes from the coding sequence ATGACTCAGACGCAACCCCAGGCACACAATAAGGCGGTCCCGTCGTTCGCCGACGTCCCGCTGACCCCGGCGACCGCCGACGACGCTGCCGCGCAAGGGGATTCGTCGCCGGCCGGCGACGCGGCGGTCCGTGAACTCGCGGATGCGCACGGCTACAGCGTCGAGCAGATCACCTGGAGCACACCGGAACAGATCGACGTCGCCCCGGTGTACACGCGCACCGACCGTGACGCCATCGCCACCGATGCCGAGCACCCCTATCCGCTGGATTCGGTCCCCGGCGAGGCGCCGTTCATCCGCGGGCCGTATCCCACGATGTACGTCAATCAGCCGTGGACGATCCGCCAGTACGCGGGATTCTCCACCGCCGCCGAGTCCAATGCGTTCTACCGCCGCAACCTGGCCGCCGGTCAGAAGGGCCTGTCGGTGGCCTTCGACCTCGCCACCCACCGCGGCTACGACTCCGATCACCCGCGCGTCGCCGGGGACGTGGGCATGGCCGGGGTCGCCATCGACTCCATCCTCGACATGCGCCAGCTCTTCGACGGCATCGACCTGGGCAGCGTGTCGGTGTCGATGACGATGAACGGCGCGGTGTTGCCGATCCTCGCGCTCTACGTGGTGGCCGCCGAGGAACAGGGCGTACCGCCGGAGAAGCTGGCCGGGACCATCCAGAACGACATCCTCAAAGAGTTCATGGTCCGCAACACCTACATTTATCCGCCCAAGCCGTCGATGCGGATCATCTCGAACATCTTCGAGTACACCAGCCAGAAGATGCCGAAGTTCAACTCGATCTCCATCTCCGGCTACCACATCCAAGAAGCCGGTGCCACAGCCGATCTCGAGCTTGCCTACACGCTTGCCGACGGTGTCGAATACATCCGCGCGGGCCTCGACGCCGGGCTCGACATCGACAAGTTCGCGCCACGACTGTCCTTCTTCTGGGGCATCGGCATGAACTTCTTCATGGAGGTCGCCAAGCTGCGTGCGGCGCGGCTGTTGTGGAGTGAACTCGTCGCCGATTTCGCGCCGAAGAACGCGAAATCGCGGTCACTGCGCACACATTCGCAGACCTCGGGCTGGTCGCTGACCGCACAGGACGTCTTCAACAACGTGGCCCGCACCTGTATCGAGGCCATGGCCGCGACCCAGGGCCACACGCAGTCGCTGCACACCAACGCCCTCGACGAGGCCATCGCGCTGCCCACCGACTTCTCCGCGCGCATCGCGCGCAACACCCAGCTGCTGCTGCAGCAGGAGTCGGGGACCACGCGGCCCATCGACCCATGGGCCGGTTCGGATTACGTCGAATGGCTCACCCACCAGCTCGCCCAGAAGGCCCGCGCGCACATCCGCGAGGTCGAGGAGGCCGGCGGGATGACGCAGGCCATCAACGAGGGCCTGCCGAAACTTCGCATCGAGGAGGCCGCGGCCCGCACCCAGGCGCGCATCGATTCGGGGCAGCAGCCGCTCGTCGGCGTCAACAAGTATCAGGTCGCCGACGACGAGGAGATCGAGGTCCTCAAGGTCGAGAACTCCAAGGTCCGCGCCGAACAGCTCGAGAAGCTGGAACGCCTTCGCGCTCAGCGTGATCAGGCCGCCGTGGACAAGGCCCTCGAGGATCTCACCCGTGCCGCCGCATCGAGCGATGGTGGTCTGGAGAACAACCTGATGGCCCTGGCCATCGAGGCAGCCCGTCATCAGGCCACCGTCGGCGAGATCTCGGACGCGATGGAAAAGGTCTATGGTCGCCATCAAGCGGAGATCAAGACCATCAGCGGGGTGTACCGGCATGAGGCAGGAGACGTGAGCAACGTCGACGCGGCCATCGAGGTCGTCAAGAAGTTCGCCGACGCCGAAGGCCGTCGTCCGCGCGTCCTGGTGGCCAAGATGGGCCAGGACGGCCACGACCGCGGACAGAAGGTGATCGCGACCGCCTTTGCCGACCTCGGCTTCGACGTCGACGTGGGTCCGCTGTTCGCCACACCGGAGGAGGTCGCCGCGCAGGCCGCGGACAACGACGTGCACGTCGTCGGCGTCTCCTCCCTCGCCGCGGGTCACCTCACCCTGGTGCCCGCGCTGCGCGAGGCGCTGGCCGCTGTCGGCCGGCCCGACATCATGATCGTGGTCGGCGGCGTGATCCCGCCCGGCGACTTCGACGAGCTGTACAAGGCCGGCGCCGCGGCGATCTTCCCGCCGGGCACGGTGATCGCCGATTCCGCCGTCGAGCTCGTCACGAAACTGGCCGACAACCTCGGACTCGAGCTGGCCGGCGTCGCCGGCGAGTGA
- the meaB gene encoding methylmalonyl Co-A mutase-associated GTPase MeaB, with the protein MAEQRESTPSQTTVARRRIDIDALEQAVLADSRADLARAITLVESTRPDHRAAAQELLLRLTPHAGKSFRVGITGVPGVGKSTTIEALGMHLIEQGHKVAVLAVDPSSTRTGGSILGDKTRMGRLSVDKNAYIRPSPTSGTLGGVAKATRESIVLVEAAGFDVVLVETVGVGQSEVTVANMVDTFTFLTLARTGDSLQGIKKGVLELADVVVVNKADGKHLNEARSAARELKNALKLIYPHDVLWTPPVLTMSAMENNGVAEFWETVREHNRVLTEAGEFDARRNQQQIDWTWAMVHDLVLSRLENSTAVKGIRRDVEHRLRTGDLTPALAAQQIVDAFDTQE; encoded by the coding sequence ATGGCCGAACAGCGCGAATCCACACCGTCGCAGACCACCGTCGCGCGCCGGCGCATCGATATCGATGCCCTCGAACAAGCGGTGCTCGCCGACAGTCGCGCCGACCTCGCACGGGCCATCACCCTCGTCGAGTCCACCCGGCCCGACCACCGCGCCGCTGCGCAGGAACTGCTGCTGCGGCTGACCCCGCACGCGGGCAAGTCGTTCCGCGTCGGCATCACCGGCGTTCCCGGGGTGGGGAAGTCGACGACCATCGAGGCGCTCGGCATGCACCTCATCGAGCAGGGCCACAAGGTCGCGGTGCTCGCGGTCGACCCGTCGTCGACGCGCACCGGTGGCTCGATCCTGGGCGACAAGACCCGGATGGGCCGGCTCTCGGTGGACAAGAACGCCTACATCAGGCCGTCGCCGACGTCGGGCACCCTCGGCGGGGTGGCCAAGGCCACACGTGAATCCATCGTGCTGGTGGAAGCCGCGGGCTTCGACGTCGTGCTGGTCGAGACCGTGGGTGTCGGGCAGTCCGAGGTCACCGTCGCCAACATGGTCGACACCTTCACCTTCCTGACCCTCGCCCGGACCGGTGACTCGCTGCAGGGCATCAAGAAGGGGGTCCTGGAACTGGCCGACGTGGTGGTGGTGAACAAGGCCGACGGCAAGCACCTCAACGAGGCGAGATCGGCTGCGCGAGAACTGAAGAACGCGCTCAAGCTGATCTATCCGCACGACGTGCTGTGGACGCCGCCGGTCCTCACCATGAGCGCGATGGAGAACAACGGCGTCGCCGAGTTCTGGGAGACGGTCCGCGAGCACAATCGGGTGCTCACCGAGGCGGGGGAGTTCGACGCCCGACGCAATCAGCAACAGATCGACTGGACCTGGGCGATGGTGCACGATCTGGTGCTGTCCCGGCTGGAGAACTCGACGGCCGTCAAGGGCATTCGCCGCGACGTCGAACATCGTTTGCGCACAGGCGATCTCACCCCAGCGCTGGCAGCGCAGCAGATCGTGGACGCCTTCGACACCCAGGAGTGA
- a CDS encoding ABC transporter substrate-binding protein encodes MTACSSSAEDEGNHQVSIDLLGGQTASIEVPKNPTRVISLLNNWTATLAALDVPITAEFVQQGYGGPNNKFAWTPEHQSEVVVTAADTMPTVDDIARFDPDLIIAGQTLDKDLLDGYTKLAPTITVLNKNGPVDTWQDIATATGKIFGKESQAADLVAKTQRNIDSFKSEHAGAQGKTLTYALFQSTGGFGAINSVKDPAAALLTELGFTLNPQLAAQHDGSTTRSRLSPERIDQLDSDMLLAYTLGDPAALNRIPGYNTLTAVRNGTVVYLNNDTSPAFGVPSAPSVDYVTQNLGQVASKF; translated from the coding sequence GTGACCGCCTGTTCCTCGTCGGCGGAGGACGAGGGCAACCACCAGGTCAGCATCGACCTGCTCGGCGGGCAAACCGCGAGCATCGAGGTACCCAAGAATCCGACCCGGGTGATCAGCCTGCTGAACAACTGGACGGCAACCCTTGCCGCGCTTGATGTCCCGATCACCGCCGAGTTCGTCCAGCAGGGCTACGGTGGTCCGAACAACAAGTTCGCGTGGACGCCGGAACACCAGTCGGAAGTGGTGGTCACCGCGGCCGACACCATGCCCACGGTCGATGACATCGCTCGGTTCGATCCCGATCTGATCATCGCCGGACAGACGCTCGACAAGGATCTGCTCGACGGCTACACCAAACTCGCCCCGACGATCACCGTGCTCAACAAGAACGGCCCGGTGGACACCTGGCAGGACATCGCCACCGCGACCGGCAAGATCTTCGGCAAAGAATCGCAGGCAGCCGACCTGGTGGCCAAGACCCAGCGCAACATCGACAGCTTCAAGTCCGAACACGCTGGGGCACAAGGTAAGACGCTCACCTACGCACTGTTCCAGTCCACCGGCGGATTCGGAGCCATCAACTCGGTCAAGGATCCGGCGGCCGCGCTGCTGACCGAGTTGGGCTTCACTCTCAATCCTCAGCTCGCCGCGCAACATGACGGTTCGACGACTCGGTCCCGGCTCTCGCCCGAGCGCATCGACCAGCTGGACTCCGATATGTTGCTCGCCTATACGCTCGGCGACCCGGCCGCACTGAACCGCATCCCCGGCTACAACACCCTGACCGCAGTGCGCAACGGCACCGTCGTCTACCTGAACAACGACACCTCGCCCGCCTTCGGCGTCCCGAGCGCCCCGTCGGTCGACTACGTCACCCAGAACCTCGGTCAAGTCGCCTCGAAGTTCTGA
- a CDS encoding 2,3-dihydro-2,3-dihydroxybenzoate dehydrogenase produces MTTESPAAGKLAGHRAVVTGAAGGIGAAVAELLAAGGAEVHAWDVVSASGIRVVDVADRQQVQNAWSVTESEHGPIDLMVSAAGVLTDDWDRCMAVNAGGVRNMLDVALDAMVARASGSAVVISSNAATVPRTALAAYAASKAAATSYTRSVGLAAASSGVRVNIVSPGSTDTDMLRGMWSSPADRDTVLAGDPQQFRLGIPLQRIATPADVAEAVAFLLSDAARHITLHDLRVDGGATLDM; encoded by the coding sequence ATGACCACCGAATCCCCGGCCGCCGGGAAATTGGCCGGTCACCGAGCGGTTGTCACCGGTGCCGCCGGTGGGATCGGCGCGGCTGTCGCCGAACTCCTCGCGGCCGGCGGGGCCGAGGTCCACGCCTGGGACGTGGTCTCGGCATCCGGGATCCGAGTGGTCGACGTCGCGGATCGCCAACAGGTCCAGAATGCTTGGAGCGTAACGGAATCGGAGCACGGACCGATCGACCTCATGGTGAGTGCCGCCGGTGTGCTCACCGACGACTGGGATCGCTGCATGGCCGTCAATGCGGGAGGAGTCCGCAACATGCTCGACGTGGCACTCGACGCGATGGTGGCCCGCGCCTCCGGCTCCGCGGTGGTGATCTCGAGCAATGCCGCGACGGTGCCCCGCACAGCGCTGGCCGCATACGCGGCGTCCAAGGCTGCCGCAACGTCCTATACGCGCAGTGTCGGATTGGCCGCGGCGTCGTCGGGGGTTCGCGTCAACATCGTCTCCCCCGGCTCCACCGACACCGACATGCTGCGCGGCATGTGGTCGTCGCCGGCCGACCGTGACACCGTCCTCGCCGGCGATCCGCAACAGTTTCGGCTCGGCATCCCGCTGCAGCGGATCGCCACACCGGCCGACGTCGCCGAGGCGGTGGCCTTCCTGCTCTCCGACGCCGCCCGGCACATCACCCTGCACGACCTTCGCGTCGACGGTGGTGCGACGCTGGACATGTGA
- a CDS encoding isochorismatase family protein: MAIPPIPPYEIPAGPFPVRVDWTLDPDRAALLIHDMQQYFLDAYRLEEQPMATALPNMVDIRDRCVRAGVPVIYTAQPGDQHPSRRGILADFWGAGLESGPDEQIVEQLAPGPDDIRVTKWRYSGFQRTDLRQLLAHHGRDQLIVIGVYAHMGCMISATEAFMSDVAPFFVVDAMGDFTREEHQMAADYIGKRAGRVVSTAEVLEALAVGVGVGAGSRRS, from the coding sequence GTGGCCATACCTCCGATCCCCCCGTACGAGATACCCGCCGGTCCGTTCCCCGTGCGCGTGGACTGGACCCTGGATCCGGACCGAGCAGCACTGCTGATCCACGACATGCAGCAATACTTCCTCGACGCCTACCGACTCGAGGAGCAACCGATGGCGACGGCGCTGCCGAACATGGTCGACATCCGCGATCGATGTGTGCGGGCGGGCGTCCCGGTGATCTACACCGCGCAGCCGGGCGACCAGCACCCGTCCCGGCGAGGCATCCTCGCCGACTTCTGGGGCGCGGGACTCGAGTCCGGCCCCGACGAGCAGATCGTCGAGCAGCTCGCCCCCGGCCCCGACGACATCCGGGTCACCAAGTGGCGGTACTCGGGCTTCCAGCGCACCGATCTTCGGCAATTGCTCGCCCATCACGGCCGCGATCAGCTCATCGTCATCGGCGTCTACGCCCACATGGGCTGCATGATCAGCGCCACCGAGGCGTTCATGAGCGATGTGGCGCCGTTCTTCGTCGTCGACGCGATGGGCGATTTCACCCGCGAAGAACACCAGATGGCCGCCGACTATATCGGCAAGCGTGCGGGTCGGGTGGTCTCGACCGCCGAGGTCCTCGAGGCACTCGCAGTGGGTGTTGGCGTCGGTGCCGGGTCTCGGCGATCATGA